In Halobacteriovorax marinus SJ, the following proteins share a genomic window:
- the trxB gene encoding thioredoxin-disulfide reductase, translating to METRKVVIVGSGPAGYTAALYASRANLNPLVIEGHEPGGQLTTTTDVDNFPGFPEGIMGPELMANMKKQTQRFGTEYLQTHVTAVDLSKRPFKLTCENGTELMAESLIISTGASAKYLGLPNEKELIGKGVSACATCDGFFYRDQIVHIVGGGDTAMEEATFLTKFAKKVYVVHRRDSLRASKPMQERAFNNEKIEFVWDSAVTEIIADQTGVTSIKVENLKTGEVTERPTNGLFMGIGHSPNTGFLNGQIDLDDHGFIITKGAHPDTNVEGVFACGDVQDSYYRQAISAAGSGCQAAIRAERFLEEN from the coding sequence ATGGAAACAAGAAAAGTTGTCATTGTAGGCTCAGGTCCTGCGGGATATACGGCCGCTCTCTATGCTTCTAGAGCAAATTTAAATCCACTCGTCATTGAAGGGCATGAGCCTGGTGGTCAATTAACGACTACAACTGACGTAGATAATTTCCCAGGTTTTCCAGAGGGAATTATGGGGCCAGAACTAATGGCCAATATGAAAAAACAAACTCAGAGATTTGGTACAGAATATCTACAAACTCACGTAACGGCAGTTGATCTTTCAAAGAGACCATTTAAGCTCACGTGTGAAAATGGTACTGAATTAATGGCCGAATCTCTTATTATTTCAACTGGTGCAAGTGCAAAGTACCTTGGTCTGCCAAATGAAAAAGAGTTAATCGGAAAAGGAGTCAGTGCCTGTGCAACTTGTGACGGATTCTTCTATAGAGATCAAATCGTTCACATTGTTGGTGGTGGTGATACAGCAATGGAAGAGGCCACTTTCCTAACAAAATTTGCAAAGAAAGTTTATGTTGTTCACAGAAGAGATTCTCTAAGAGCATCTAAGCCAATGCAAGAAAGGGCCTTCAACAATGAGAAGATCGAATTTGTATGGGATAGCGCTGTTACAGAAATTATTGCTGACCAAACAGGTGTGACATCAATCAAAGTTGAAAACCTAAAGACAGGTGAAGTTACTGAGCGTCCAACTAACGGTCTCTTTATGGGAATTGGACACTCTCCAAATACAGGCTTCTTAAATGGACAGATTGATCTCGACGATCATGGCTTCATTATTACAAAGGGAGCGCATCCAGATACTAATGTTGAAGGTGTATTTGCTTGTGGTGATGTACAAGATAGCTACTACAGACAGGCCATTAGTGCTGCAGGAAGTGGATGTCAGGCCGCAATTAGAGCCGAAAGATTCTTAGAAGAAAATTAA